A section of the Rhodothermus profundi genome encodes:
- a CDS encoding SDR family NAD(P)-dependent oxidoreductase: MDLGLREKVAIVTGASRGIGQGIARSLAAEGCRLVLCARGAEDLEATANMLRAQGAEVVTLTLDVTHPEAGERLVQAAREQFGRVDILVGNAGGNRRGYFEETSEADWSALIELNLRAHLRCARAAIPVMRALGGGAIVFIASIFGREAGGPGLSIYNSTKSALISAAKILALELAPYNIRVNTVAPGSIRFPGGSWDRRLQEDPEGTRQFIAQNIPMGRFGTVEEVADVVTFLVSERARWVTGACINVDGGQSRSLI, translated from the coding sequence ATGGATCTGGGTTTACGCGAAAAAGTAGCGATTGTAACCGGAGCAAGTCGCGGCATTGGGCAGGGAATCGCGCGAAGTCTGGCAGCGGAAGGGTGCCGGCTGGTGCTCTGCGCTCGAGGGGCTGAGGACCTGGAAGCTACAGCCAACATGCTTCGGGCGCAGGGTGCTGAGGTTGTTACCTTAACGCTGGATGTAACGCATCCAGAAGCAGGAGAACGTCTGGTGCAAGCGGCTCGCGAGCAGTTTGGGCGGGTAGATATTCTCGTGGGTAATGCCGGTGGTAACCGACGTGGCTACTTTGAAGAGACTTCGGAGGCCGACTGGTCGGCGTTGATTGAACTCAATCTGCGGGCGCATCTTCGATGCGCCCGGGCTGCAATTCCGGTGATGAGGGCGCTTGGCGGAGGCGCTATTGTATTTATCGCGTCAATCTTCGGGCGCGAAGCAGGCGGTCCCGGACTGTCTATCTACAACAGCACTAAGTCGGCGCTAATAAGCGCTGCTAAGATCCTGGCGCTGGAACTGGCGCCCTACAACATTCGGGTCAACACCGTCGCGCCTGGTTCCATTCGTTTCCCTGGAGGAAGCTGGGATCGGCGTTTGCAGGAAGATCCGGAGGGCACGCGTCAATTTATTGCGCAGAACATTCCCATGGGACGGTTTGGCACCGTGGAAGAAGTAGCCGACGTGGTGACGTTTCTTGTGTCGGAGCGGGCCCGCTGGGTAACAGGCGCCTGCATTAATGTGGACGGCGGACAGTCTCGTTCATTGATATGA
- the xseB gene encoding exodeoxyribonuclease VII small subunit, which produces MDTPSTPADVPLSFEEALARLKQIVEHLEGDQLDLEASILAYEEGLKLARYCLEQLRTAELRIQQLSLNDDVNLENAE; this is translated from the coding sequence ATGGACACTCCCTCCACACCCGCTGACGTTCCGCTTTCTTTTGAAGAGGCGCTGGCGCGCCTGAAGCAGATCGTAGAGCATCTGGAAGGCGACCAGTTAGACCTGGAAGCCTCCATTCTGGCCTACGAAGAAGGCCTCAAGTTAGCGCGTTACTGCCTGGAGCAGCTCCGAACAGCCGAACTGCGCATTCAGCAACTCTCCCTTAACGACGACGTCAACCTGGAAAATGCCGAGTGA
- the lspA gene encoding signal peptidase II, with product MRILWITLLVVLVDQLTKVLVVQTMYPGESIPLLDDWLKLTYTENPGMAFGLSFGPPGTVAILAIVATVLIAWYLYRIRDGYVPYRASLAVILGGALGNIIDRLFYGLLYGYAGFFHGRVVDFIHFDIWRGYLPESIPFIGGAYVALFPIWNVADMAIVAGVVGLLLFQKEFHRRQMATAAAPTPREQPVEES from the coding sequence ATGCGAATACTCTGGATTACGTTGCTGGTGGTACTGGTGGACCAGCTTACCAAAGTGCTGGTGGTCCAGACCATGTACCCTGGCGAGTCCATCCCCCTGCTGGATGACTGGCTTAAGCTTACCTACACGGAAAATCCGGGTATGGCCTTTGGATTGTCGTTCGGGCCTCCCGGAACAGTGGCCATCCTGGCGATTGTGGCCACGGTGTTGATTGCGTGGTATCTCTATCGCATCCGCGACGGATACGTCCCTTACCGCGCCAGTCTGGCAGTGATTTTGGGCGGCGCGCTGGGCAACATCATTGATCGGCTGTTTTACGGGCTGCTTTACGGCTATGCCGGATTCTTTCACGGGCGCGTTGTTGACTTCATTCACTTTGATATCTGGCGGGGCTATCTGCCAGAATCCATTCCCTTCATCGGTGGGGCCTACGTGGCGTTGTTTCCTATCTGGAACGTAGCCGATATGGCCATTGTGGCCGGGGTGGTAGGGCTGCTGCTCTTTCAAAAGGAGTTTCATCGCCGACAGATGGCGACAGCGGCCGCACCGACCCCCCGGGAACAGCCGGTCGAGGAGTCGTAG
- the lepA gene encoding translation elongation factor 4, whose amino-acid sequence MASYRDRIRNFCIIAHIDHGKSTLADRLLELTGTLSARELQDQVLDSMELERERGITIKSHAIRMKYHARDGEEYILNLIDTPGHVDFTYEVSRALKACEGAILVVDASQGIEAQTISNLYLALGHDLEIIPVLNKVDLPNARPDEVAQSIEELIGEPAEDILRISAKTGEGVPELLERIVQRIPPPKGDPEAPLRALVFDSVFDTYRGAIVYVRVFDGTLKTGERIQFMSNGREYVAEEVGILRLERQPVEMLRAGEVGYVIGSIKDIRSARVGDTITQARRPAREPIPGFRQVKPMVFSGVFPTNPDQYEDLRASLEKLQLNDASLTFSPETSAALGFGFRIGFLGLLHMEIVQERLEREFGLDIITTVPNVEYQVVLRSGEVITVDNPSKMPEAGKIAEIREPYVRADIITPTEYIGPLMQLCQDRRGIYRNQVYLDRTRVNLQYELPLAEIVFDFYDKLKSVSRGYASFDYEMLDYRPSDLVRLDILINGEPVDALSTIVHRSKAYEVGRKLTQKLRELIPRQLFDVAIQAAIGSRVIARETIKALRKDVTAKCYGGDVTRKRKLLERQKEGKKRMKQVGRVEVPQEAFLAVLSVGD is encoded by the coding sequence ATGGCGTCGTATCGCGATCGGATCCGAAATTTCTGCATTATTGCGCACATTGACCACGGCAAGAGCACGCTGGCCGATCGGCTCTTGGAGCTGACCGGTACGCTTTCGGCGCGGGAGTTGCAGGACCAGGTGCTCGACAGTATGGAGCTGGAGCGCGAGCGGGGCATCACCATCAAAAGCCATGCGATTCGCATGAAGTACCACGCTCGCGATGGGGAGGAGTACATTCTGAACCTGATCGATACCCCCGGACATGTCGATTTTACGTACGAAGTCTCGCGAGCGCTCAAGGCCTGCGAAGGCGCTATTCTGGTCGTGGATGCTTCCCAGGGAATCGAAGCGCAGACGATCTCCAACCTGTACCTGGCGCTCGGACATGACCTGGAAATCATTCCGGTGCTGAATAAAGTCGATCTGCCTAATGCGCGGCCCGACGAAGTAGCCCAGTCCATTGAAGAGTTAATTGGCGAGCCCGCAGAAGACATCCTGCGCATTAGCGCGAAGACGGGGGAAGGGGTGCCTGAGCTCCTGGAGCGCATTGTGCAGCGCATCCCACCGCCCAAAGGCGATCCGGAAGCTCCGCTGCGTGCCCTGGTATTTGATTCGGTCTTTGACACGTACCGGGGGGCAATCGTCTACGTGCGCGTGTTTGACGGTACGTTGAAAACCGGGGAGCGTATCCAGTTCATGTCGAACGGCCGTGAATATGTAGCCGAAGAAGTGGGCATTCTGAGGCTGGAACGCCAGCCAGTAGAAATGTTGCGGGCCGGTGAAGTAGGATATGTGATCGGCTCGATCAAAGACATTCGCTCTGCGCGCGTGGGCGATACGATAACCCAGGCGCGCCGTCCCGCTCGTGAACCCATTCCCGGGTTCCGGCAGGTCAAACCGATGGTCTTCAGCGGGGTCTTCCCCACAAACCCCGATCAGTACGAAGACCTGCGGGCTTCCCTGGAAAAGTTGCAATTGAATGATGCTTCGCTGACATTCTCACCCGAGACCTCGGCCGCGCTGGGCTTTGGCTTTCGCATCGGCTTTCTGGGATTGCTTCACATGGAGATCGTGCAGGAGCGTCTGGAGCGTGAGTTCGGACTGGACATCATTACCACCGTGCCCAACGTCGAATATCAGGTAGTGCTTCGCTCCGGCGAGGTGATTACGGTGGATAACCCCAGCAAAATGCCAGAAGCCGGTAAGATTGCCGAAATTCGCGAACCCTACGTGCGGGCCGACATCATTACTCCGACCGAGTACATTGGTCCCTTGATGCAGCTTTGCCAGGACCGGCGGGGGATCTATCGTAACCAGGTCTACCTGGATCGCACGCGCGTCAATCTGCAGTATGAACTTCCTCTGGCAGAGATTGTCTTCGACTTTTATGACAAGCTTAAAAGCGTCAGCCGAGGATATGCGTCGTTCGACTACGAAATGCTGGACTATCGGCCCAGCGATCTGGTGCGCCTCGATATTTTGATCAACGGTGAACCGGTTGATGCGCTTTCAACCATTGTGCACCGGAGCAAAGCCTACGAAGTGGGACGAAAACTGACGCAAAAGCTTCGGGAGCTGATTCCACGGCAGCTATTTGACGTGGCGATTCAGGCAGCCATTGGCTCGCGGGTCATTGCGCGCGAGACAATCAAGGCACTTCGCAAGGACGTAACCGCCAAATGCTACGGCGGCGACGTAACGCGTAAGCGTAAGTTGCTGGAACGCCAGAAGGAGGGGAAAAAGCGCATGAAACAGGTAGGACGGGTAGAGGTGCCTCAGGAAGCGTTTCTGGCCGTGCTTTCGGTGGGAGACTAG
- the lepB gene encoding signal peptidase I, which yields MRDWLAALGLAVALALLIRIFVLEAYRIPSPSMEQTLLVGDFVLVSKLHYGPRMPMSLGLPFTAWYVPGVELPYLRLPGLTGIRRGDVVVFNYPVETGPIDRKTHYIKRVVGLPGDTLWIQDKVVYVNGRPFPDPDLVQRRWMLQLRPGAQLSLDSLQAMGARNVSRSAYRAGLLFFDATVAVARHIAGFAEVDTLRPYSAAALLQGAAAQKARREEGWGPVYIPGRGDTLYLTLRTWPFYRELLLRFEGYQIYPRPDGTFLINGRPGRSCVIRQDYYFVMGDNRDNSLDSRAWGLVPADHIVGKALLIYLSWDPEQHRIRWNRLFRPVH from the coding sequence ATGCGGGACTGGCTGGCCGCGCTGGGATTGGCCGTGGCGCTCGCTCTGCTCATTCGCATTTTTGTGCTGGAAGCCTATCGCATTCCTTCGCCTTCTATGGAGCAGACGTTGCTTGTAGGAGACTTTGTACTGGTCTCCAAGCTCCACTACGGCCCTCGCATGCCCATGTCACTAGGATTGCCCTTTACGGCGTGGTATGTCCCCGGCGTTGAGCTGCCCTATCTCCGCCTGCCCGGACTGACAGGGATTCGGCGCGGCGATGTGGTCGTCTTCAATTACCCGGTCGAGACAGGTCCCATTGACCGCAAGACGCATTACATCAAGCGGGTGGTCGGGCTGCCAGGCGACACGCTCTGGATTCAGGACAAAGTGGTCTATGTGAACGGTCGCCCCTTTCCCGATCCTGATCTGGTGCAACGGCGCTGGATGCTCCAACTGCGCCCGGGCGCCCAGCTTTCGCTCGATTCGCTGCAAGCGATGGGGGCCCGCAACGTTTCGCGTTCGGCTTATCGGGCGGGGCTCCTGTTTTTTGACGCGACGGTAGCGGTTGCTCGCCATATTGCCGGCTTTGCTGAAGTCGATACGCTTCGGCCCTACTCCGCCGCGGCATTATTGCAAGGAGCAGCCGCGCAGAAAGCTCGTCGAGAGGAGGGCTGGGGGCCTGTCTATATTCCTGGACGTGGCGATACGCTCTACCTGACGCTCCGTACGTGGCCTTTCTATCGGGAGCTCCTTCTACGTTTTGAAGGATACCAGATCTATCCCCGGCCTGACGGTACGTTCCTGATCAATGGCCGGCCTGGTCGCTCCTGCGTGATCCGCCAGGATTATTACTTTGTTATGGGAGATAACCGCGATAACTCGCTTGACAGTCGGGCCTGGGGGCTCGTTCCTGCCGATCACATCGTAGGGAAAGCCCTGCTCATTTACCTTTCCTGGGATCCTGAGCAGCATCGGATTCGCTGGAACCGTCTCTTTCGCCCTGTGCACTAA
- a CDS encoding TraR/DksA family transcriptional regulator, protein MAEKHEHNATSNQKTSAQEPEKTEPVRRTPFTDEELEYFRQLILERRRQAVEDIERMKAQLEDAREQGGTDTAYSFHMADAGTDAMEREKLFLMIARQQKYISHLDRALERIKNKTYGICKVTGKPIPRERLEAVPHTEVSIEAKLKQKK, encoded by the coding sequence ATGGCGGAAAAGCACGAACACAACGCCACGTCGAACCAGAAGACGTCGGCGCAGGAACCAGAAAAGACGGAGCCCGTGCGTCGGACTCCTTTTACCGATGAAGAACTGGAGTACTTCCGACAGTTAATTCTGGAGCGGCGCCGGCAGGCTGTAGAAGACATTGAGCGCATGAAGGCGCAATTGGAGGACGCACGTGAGCAGGGAGGCACCGATACGGCCTACAGTTTTCACATGGCGGATGCCGGCACCGACGCAATGGAGCGCGAAAAGCTCTTTTTGATGATCGCGCGCCAGCAAAAGTACATCAGCCATCTGGACCGGGCGCTCGAGCGCATCAAAAACAAGACCTACGGAATCTGCAAGGTGACCGGCAAGCCAATCCCCCGTGAGCGTCTGGAGGCGGTACCGCATACCGAGGTCTCTATCGAGGCTAAGCTGAAGCAGAAAAAATAA
- the lepB gene encoding signal peptidase I gives MAATRSESTTKQRTRKPRSKIKGASAPSADGQARPSKSKLREWIEALGFALVVMLVVRTFLFDLFRIPTPSMEKTLLVGDYLFVSKLHYGVRTPISLGIPFTKIYLKGVTLPHTRLPGFTEIQRGDIIVFNYPPEEDLPVDRKTHYIKRVVGLPGDTLWIQDKVVYVNGEPQPLRPTMQQYWRVIKSDPRIMLPEVRLAELGIEEVQPTPDPRQVLVMATPEAAEAIAQWPYVERVEPLVIPRGSTYNDLMYPPGMGYSPDNYGPVVIPARGQTITLTEENWPIVEPVIRRYEGHTTGRQQDGTFLIDGRPTATYTFRQDYYFVMGDNRDNSEDSRFWGFVPMDHVVGKALFIYFSWDSRHHLPRLNRLFKPIR, from the coding sequence TTGGCAGCGACGCGTTCCGAATCGACCACAAAACAGCGTACCCGTAAGCCACGGAGTAAGATTAAGGGGGCATCCGCTCCTTCGGCGGATGGTCAGGCCCGGCCTTCCAAAAGCAAGTTGCGCGAGTGGATTGAGGCGTTGGGCTTTGCGCTGGTGGTGATGCTGGTTGTGCGTACGTTTCTGTTTGATCTCTTCCGCATCCCCACGCCGTCGATGGAAAAAACGCTGCTGGTAGGGGATTATCTATTTGTCTCCAAGCTGCACTATGGGGTGCGCACGCCCATCTCTCTCGGTATCCCCTTTACCAAAATCTATCTGAAGGGCGTTACGCTGCCGCACACGCGCTTGCCTGGATTTACGGAGATTCAGCGAGGGGATATAATTGTGTTTAACTATCCGCCAGAGGAGGATCTACCGGTTGACCGCAAGACGCATTACATCAAGCGGGTGGTCGGGTTGCCAGGCGACACGCTCTGGATTCAGGACAAAGTGGTCTATGTCAACGGTGAGCCCCAGCCGCTTCGCCCTACCATGCAGCAGTACTGGCGGGTGATCAAAAGCGATCCACGCATTATGCTTCCAGAAGTGCGTCTGGCTGAACTGGGCATTGAAGAGGTGCAGCCAACGCCTGATCCGCGCCAGGTGCTGGTCATGGCTACACCCGAGGCGGCAGAAGCTATTGCGCAGTGGCCCTATGTCGAACGCGTGGAACCCCTGGTCATTCCTCGGGGAAGTACCTACAATGACTTGATGTATCCGCCCGGCATGGGCTACTCGCCGGATAATTATGGTCCGGTGGTTATTCCTGCCCGTGGACAGACCATTACGCTAACAGAGGAAAACTGGCCCATTGTGGAGCCCGTAATCCGGCGCTACGAGGGACATACAACCGGTCGCCAGCAGGATGGTACGTTTTTGATTGATGGCCGTCCAACGGCCACCTACACCTTCCGCCAGGATTATTACTTTGTCATGGGCGACAACCGAGACAATTCGGAGGACAGCCGTTTCTGGGGATTCGTGCCCATGGATCATGTGGTCGGAAAAGCCCTCTTTATCTATTTCTCATGGGATAGCCGGCACCACCTGCCGCGCCTGAACCGACTCTTCAAACCGATTCGCTGA
- a CDS encoding GspE/PulE family protein, whose translation MSEERPRPKSASASSISENGAASEEFSPLDLSDPVVIMLLFQELVREEQVRRAWERWRQQQEGGRRALWRVLADLEEINPEVVYATAAEVYGFKTAQLQRDQVMRFIREQKQRFTQDQWRWMRRERVLPIGQEMDPERNVMRWVLATHDPTRPDLHRKLARLGLDRFELRYAPASTIDQIYEEAFPHRNEYLERVQQEGEALDLGMSYEEEGGLIDEESLEAEINRSKLINLFEATLVEAVRQGASDIHIFPNHERKVEIHFRLDGELHCWHVEDKVHPEAFLAVVKDKAGGVDRFEREKAQDGFIQRWIDDHLIRFRVSVLPIATASFDVRAESIVIRVLDDRKVIKDLRLLGLSDRALERFEWAIRQPYGMVIVTGPTGSGKSTTLYAALHQVVSPRKNVLTVEDPVEYIIPGVRQIKLSHKLGLEDALRAILRHDPDIVMVGEMRDRQTAELAIKLANTGHLTFSTLHTNDAPSAVSRLYKMGIEPFLIAYAINLVVAQRLIRKVCPQCRVPDPDPDPVLLARLGFTEEQIARTTFYKAGHSPRCPVCKGVGYKGRRAITETLWFSRAIRHMIVAAREAIDEDALREQAIKEGMQTLQEAAREVVLAGETTIEEMMATVAFEG comes from the coding sequence ATGTCGGAAGAACGGCCTCGTCCCAAGTCGGCATCTGCATCCTCTATCTCAGAGAATGGAGCAGCTTCTGAGGAATTTTCGCCTCTGGATCTAAGCGATCCCGTGGTGATCATGCTCCTGTTCCAGGAGCTGGTTCGGGAAGAACAGGTGCGCAGGGCCTGGGAACGGTGGCGTCAGCAGCAGGAAGGCGGAAGGCGGGCGTTATGGCGCGTGCTGGCAGATCTTGAAGAAATCAATCCGGAGGTCGTCTACGCTACGGCTGCCGAAGTTTATGGTTTTAAAACGGCCCAGCTCCAGCGCGATCAGGTAATGCGTTTTATCCGAGAGCAAAAACAACGCTTTACCCAGGATCAGTGGCGCTGGATGCGACGCGAGCGGGTGTTGCCCATCGGGCAGGAAATGGATCCTGAACGGAACGTTATGCGCTGGGTGCTGGCCACGCACGATCCAACGCGTCCGGATTTGCACCGGAAGCTTGCCCGTTTAGGGCTGGATCGCTTTGAATTGCGCTATGCGCCCGCTTCAACGATCGATCAGATCTATGAAGAGGCCTTTCCTCATCGCAACGAATATCTGGAGCGCGTGCAGCAGGAGGGCGAGGCACTGGACCTGGGCATGAGCTATGAAGAAGAGGGCGGGTTGATTGATGAGGAGTCGCTGGAAGCCGAGATCAATCGCTCCAAGCTCATCAATCTCTTTGAAGCAACGCTGGTCGAAGCCGTCCGCCAGGGCGCCTCAGACATCCACATCTTCCCGAACCACGAGCGGAAGGTAGAAATTCACTTCCGGTTAGATGGAGAACTGCACTGCTGGCATGTTGAGGACAAGGTGCACCCGGAAGCTTTTTTAGCTGTAGTGAAAGACAAAGCGGGAGGCGTGGATCGCTTTGAGCGAGAGAAAGCCCAGGATGGTTTTATTCAGCGCTGGATCGACGACCACCTGATCCGCTTCCGCGTCTCCGTACTGCCTATTGCAACGGCCAGCTTTGACGTGCGAGCGGAGTCGATTGTCATTCGCGTGCTGGACGATCGCAAGGTCATCAAGGATTTGCGCCTGCTGGGACTTTCCGATCGGGCTTTAGAGCGTTTTGAATGGGCAATTCGCCAGCCCTATGGGATGGTGATCGTTACCGGTCCTACCGGCAGCGGTAAAAGCACCACCCTCTACGCCGCCCTCCACCAGGTCGTCAGCCCGCGCAAGAATGTGTTGACGGTTGAAGACCCGGTTGAATACATCATTCCGGGCGTGCGTCAGATCAAACTCAGCCATAAGCTGGGGCTGGAGGATGCGCTGCGCGCCATTTTGCGGCACGACCCCGACATTGTCATGGTAGGCGAGATGCGCGACCGGCAGACGGCCGAGCTGGCCATCAAGCTGGCCAACACGGGGCATTTGACGTTTTCGACGCTGCACACGAACGATGCGCCCAGTGCGGTGAGCCGGCTCTACAAGATGGGGATTGAGCCGTTTTTGATTGCCTATGCGATTAACCTGGTGGTGGCGCAGCGCCTGATCCGAAAAGTCTGTCCCCAATGCCGGGTGCCCGATCCCGACCCTGATCCCGTGTTGCTGGCGCGGCTTGGTTTTACAGAGGAGCAGATAGCCCGGACTACTTTTTACAAAGCCGGCCACAGCCCGCGGTGTCCGGTCTGCAAAGGGGTTGGTTACAAGGGCCGACGGGCCATTACCGAAACGCTCTGGTTCTCGCGCGCCATCCGCCATATGATCGTAGCAGCCCGGGAGGCTATCGACGAGGATGCGCTCCGGGAGCAGGCCATCAAAGAAGGCATGCAGACGCTGCAGGAGGCCGCTCGCGAGGTTGTGCTGGCCGGCGAGACGACCATTGAGGAAATGATGGCCACTGTAGCTTTTGAAGGATAG
- a CDS encoding potassium channel family protein, whose protein sequence is MSSLNRFFERLLHWIVHAEAERREILLGSLLLVFIMLGGTMGYRIIEGWTWIEAFYMTFITLTTIGFSEVRPLSEAGRLFTVLVALAGIGTVAFIATRMVQFILSNTALRDRYLRRKLRAMHDHFIVCGYGRVGKRIVEDLLQAGRPVVVIERAAEELEELRAAHLVFVAGDAEEEETLRQAGIDRARALILALADDSANVFVTLLARELNPNVFILARTNDHKNMRKLLRAGANKVIAPSEVGADRMAQVVLRPHVDAFMERVLGTGALGLQMEEIRIEAGAPLAGKTLAESNFRQRYNAIVVAIVDGQTGAIRYNPGADARLQADDILIVLGIPEAIEKLQTEGCRAP, encoded by the coding sequence ATGTCTTCGCTCAACCGTTTCTTTGAGCGCCTGCTACACTGGATCGTCCATGCAGAGGCAGAGCGGCGTGAGATTCTGCTGGGCTCGCTGCTGCTGGTATTCATCATGCTGGGCGGTACCATGGGGTACCGCATTATTGAAGGGTGGACATGGATCGAGGCCTTCTACATGACCTTCATCACGCTCACGACCATTGGCTTTTCAGAGGTTCGTCCCCTGTCGGAGGCTGGTCGACTTTTTACCGTACTTGTCGCGCTGGCAGGCATTGGTACGGTCGCTTTTATTGCGACCCGTATGGTACAGTTTATTCTGAGCAATACCGCCCTCCGCGATCGCTATCTTCGTCGAAAACTCAGAGCCATGCATGACCACTTTATTGTTTGCGGCTACGGACGCGTTGGGAAGCGGATTGTGGAAGACCTGCTGCAGGCAGGCCGACCGGTTGTCGTCATTGAGCGCGCTGCTGAAGAGCTGGAAGAACTGCGCGCAGCCCACCTGGTCTTTGTGGCAGGCGATGCCGAGGAGGAAGAAACGCTTCGTCAGGCAGGCATCGACCGGGCACGCGCCCTCATCCTGGCGCTAGCAGACGACAGCGCGAACGTGTTTGTTACCCTTCTGGCCCGCGAACTGAATCCCAACGTTTTCATTCTGGCGCGCACAAATGATCACAAAAATATGCGCAAACTGCTGCGCGCTGGCGCCAATAAAGTGATCGCTCCCAGTGAGGTTGGGGCCGATCGCATGGCTCAGGTTGTGTTGCGTCCGCATGTTGATGCGTTTATGGAACGAGTTCTGGGAACCGGAGCGCTGGGACTCCAGATGGAAGAAATTCGGATTGAAGCGGGCGCGCCCCTGGCCGGCAAAACGCTGGCCGAAAGTAACTTTCGCCAGCGCTACAACGCAATCGTAGTGGCCATCGTCGACGGCCAGACAGGAGCTATTCGGTATAATCCTGGAGCAGACGCTCGCCTGCAGGCCGATGACATTTTGATTGTGCTGGGCATCCCGGAAGCCATTGAAAAGTTGCAAACCGAGGGATGCCGCGCCCCATGA
- a CDS encoding L,D-transpeptidase has translation MYRGILGLLLLALALQPQMIWAQDYINQTALEDILEHQNEDLDAIPEVQYHYYILHHSSGNNVLARNTLYKVLGDGDLALGKKRARLVELLNRVLIRNLKIGDTLVIPNQFDLDFRAYSPFPRYYPGGRDFDKLFIMDKSIQAFGAYEYGKLVRWGVINTGAPENPTPNGRFNFNWKEEYRISSLSPPGEPWEMYWVFNFHDARGIHVHQYPMPTGGPASHGCVRLIDADARWVFYWADPWQTTAGGTGIESRKGKIIKQGTTVLVIGEDPVGRPRPFLFKKRYPVLKRVELPAHPYDVPPGTPQQEFFDRLRETRAGTSR, from the coding sequence ATGTATCGCGGTATACTGGGACTGCTGTTGCTGGCGCTGGCTTTGCAGCCGCAGATGATATGGGCCCAGGACTACATCAATCAGACGGCTCTGGAAGATATTCTGGAGCACCAGAACGAGGACCTCGATGCGATTCCCGAGGTGCAGTATCACTACTATATCTTGCACCATAGCTCAGGCAACAACGTACTGGCCCGCAATACGCTCTACAAGGTGCTGGGCGATGGAGACCTCGCGCTCGGAAAAAAACGCGCGCGTCTGGTAGAGCTACTGAACCGCGTGCTTATCCGCAACCTGAAAATTGGCGACACGCTGGTTATTCCGAACCAGTTTGACCTGGATTTCCGGGCCTATTCGCCGTTTCCGCGCTACTATCCAGGCGGTCGCGACTTTGACAAATTGTTCATTATGGACAAATCGATCCAGGCTTTCGGCGCCTACGAATACGGAAAACTGGTCCGCTGGGGCGTTATCAACACCGGTGCTCCAGAAAACCCCACGCCAAACGGTCGTTTCAACTTCAACTGGAAAGAAGAATACCGCATTTCATCTCTGAGCCCTCCAGGCGAACCCTGGGAGATGTACTGGGTCTTTAACTTCCATGATGCCCGTGGCATTCACGTCCACCAGTATCCAATGCCAACGGGCGGGCCGGCCAGTCACGGCTGCGTGCGGCTCATTGATGCCGACGCCCGATGGGTCTTCTACTGGGCAGATCCCTGGCAAACCACAGCAGGGGGCACCGGAATTGAATCGCGGAAGGGTAAAATTATCAAACAGGGCACGACGGTTCTCGTCATCGGCGAAGATCCTGTAGGCCGTCCTCGCCCTTTTCTTTTTAAGAAACGGTACCCCGTACTGAAACGCGTGGAGCTGCCGGCGCATCCTTACGACGTGCCTCCGGGAACGCCGCAGCAGGAGTTCTTTGATCGGCTGCGGGAAACGCGTGCGGGAACCTCACGCTGA